In a genomic window of Erigeron canadensis isolate Cc75 chromosome 5, C_canadensis_v1, whole genome shotgun sequence:
- the LOC122601989 gene encoding uncharacterized protein LOC122601989, translated as MEGGGVVSSEKQNAESNAGSSYTYWVRETKQDAAPLPVPRKLTAEDISIGSNSSNHLGSAWNKAGTWEEKNLNKWATERIKELLSSVGSLEFSSGKAEVAEVSRCTGDAFLVTVRNKKRVGYTYELTLKVTGEWLVGEDKKTFKGNLDIAEFSFGELDDLQVEVRLNEEKDLVHQDKHQIRQDMKMFLKPIREKLLEFEAELKER; from the exons atgGAAGGAGGTGGTGTGGTGTCATCAGAGAAGCAGAACGCTGAATCAAATGCAGGGTCGTCTTATACATATTGGGTTAGAGAGACTAAACAAGATGCCGCACCACTTCCTGTTCCTCGTAAGCTAACCGCTGAGGATATTTCAATTGGTTCAAATTCTTCTAACCATCTTGGGTCTGCTTGGAATAAG GCTGGAACATGGGAGGAGaagaacttaaataaatggGCAACTGAAAGAATCAAG GAGTTACTTTCATCTGTGGGTTCTCTGGAGTTCTCTTCTGGGAAGGCAGAAGTTGCAGAAGTATCGAGATGCACAGGAGAC GCGTTTTTGGTGACCGTAAGGAACAAGAAGCGCGTTGGGTACACATATGAATTAACATTGAAAGTCACAG GGGAATGGCTTGTCGGAGAAGATAAGAAAACATTTAAAGGAAATTTGGATATAGCAGAATTCTCATTTGGTGAACTGGATGACTTGCAG GTTGAAGTGAGGCTGAATGAGGAGAAGGATCTTGTTCATCAAGATAAACACCAAATACGCCAAGATATGAAGATGTTTCTGAAGCCCATTCGTGAGAAACTACTCGAGTTTGAGGCTGAACTTAAGGAAAGGTAG
- the LOC122599591 gene encoding organic cation/carnitine transporter 7-like encodes MKLGRLYGKSVGRTAVPPPEITILSSFSYFSSKYISTFPGFPLVGSRLCISCRNTSCFIVKTSFNPNSTDGSLAKAELAFKDSKNADDVVSYTLDEALSTIGFGNFQFIVLAYAGLGWVAEAMEMMLLSFIGPAIQPEWGLSSSEESYIATITFVGMLVGAYMWGVVSDRYGRKKGFLGASIITSGAGILSAFAPNYTSLLILRCFIGVGLGCGHVFTSWFLEFLPTAKRGTWMVVFATFWTLGTILEASLAWSIMPNFGWRWLLGLSAVPSLLVLLCYDQVPESLRYLCTKGRFTEAGYILKKGSVLNQKELPIGTLVSDQINGEDNKCKPMDTQRSSSSSVSMLLSPKLIRTTIPLWFLYFGNTFSYYGIVLLTSQLSIGQGECGVLTLQSQSLSDSSLYTNVFITSLAELPGLGLAAIILDKLGRKLSMEIMFIMGFILLLPLTVHQNDAMTTAFLFGARMFISASFIVACIYAPEVYPTNLRATGVGIATTVGRVGGMVCPLVSVGLVGSCNQTLAILLFEAMILVSGLSVLLLPFETKGKDLSDEVR; translated from the exons ATGAAGTTGGGTCGTCTATATGGGAAATCAGTTGGGCGGACGGCGGTGCCACCGCCGGAGATAACAATTCTGTCGTCTTTTTCGTATTTCAGCAGCAAATACATATCAACTTTCCCTGGTTTTCCTTTG GTAGGGAGTAGATTATGCATTTCATGCCGGAACACATCTTGCTTTATAGTGAAAACATCATTCAATCCTAATTCAACAG ATGGATCACTGGCAAAAGCAGAATTAGCTTTCAAGGACAGCAAG AATGCAGATGATGTGGTTTCATATACATTGGATGAAGCACTTTCAACAATAGGGTTTGGAAATTTCCAATTTATAGTACTTGCATATGCTGGATTGGGTTGGGTGGCAGAAGCCATGGAAATGATGCTTTTATCATTCATTGGACCGGCTATTCAACCAGAATGGGGACTTTCTTCCAGTGAAGAGAGCTACATTGCAACTATCACTTTTGTTGGCATGCTTGTTGGAGCATACATGTGGGGAGTCGTTTCTGATAGATACGGTCGAAA GAAAGGTTTTCTCGGTGCATCTATAATAACATCTGGAGCTGGAATCCTGAGCGCTTTTGCCCCAAACTATACATCATTGTTGATTCTTCGTTGCTTTATTGGTGTTGGTCTAGGATGCGGGCATGTATTCACATCATGGTTTCTGGAGTTCCTTCCAACAGCAAAAAGAGGAACTTGGATGGTTGTTTTTGCAACATTTTGGACACTCGGAACCATTCTTGAAGCTTCACTTGCATGG TCAATCATGCCAAATTTTGGCTGGAGATGGCTACTTGGACTATCAGCCGTTCCATCTTTACTTGTGCTATTGTGTTATGATCAAGTACCGGAATCACTTAGGTATCTTTGCACCAAAGGGAGATTCACCGAGGCAGGGTATATTCTGAAGAAAGGATCTGTGCTCAATCAAAAAGAACTCCCTATAGGCACACTCGTCTCTGATCAAATAAATGGAGAAGATAACAAGTGCAAACCTATGGATACTCAAAGAAGCTCCTCATCATCTGTATCAATGCTTTTATCACCGAAGTTGATAAGAACAACGATTCCTTTGTGGTTTCTTTACTTTGGCAACACTTTTTCCTATTACGGCATTGTACTATTGACTTCACAATTGAGCATCGGACAAGGTGAATGTGGTGTGCTCACTTTGCAATCACAAAGTCTCTCAGATTCAAGCCTCTACACAAATGTATTCATCACTAGCTTGGCTG AACTTCCCGGGCTTGGTTTAGCTGCAATCATATTGGACAAGTTAGGCCGGAAGCTCTCAATggaaataatgttcattatggGATTCATCCTACTTCTACCACTCACCGTTCATCAAAACGATGCAATGACCACAGCGTTTCTATTTGGAGCCCGTATGTTCATCTCTGCAAGCTTCATTGTTGCCTGTATCTATGCTCCAGAG GTTTACCCAACAAACTTAAGGGCAACAGGAGTTGGAATAGCGACAACTGTCGGCCGAGTTGGTGGCATGGTGTGCCCTCTTGTATCGGTTGGTTTGGTAGGTAGTTGCAACCAAACACTTGCGATTTTGTTATTTGAGGCTATGATACTTGTTTCTGGACTAAGTGTTCTGTTACTTCCCTTTGAAACCAAAGGGAAAGACCTAAGTGATGAAGTAAGATAA
- the LOC122600028 gene encoding glucan endo-1,3-beta-glucosidase 6-like encodes MAFLVYCQVCLISIILIPFMCWVESVNGIGANWGTQLSHPLPPNTVVKLLIDNGIQKVKLFDADYGVLRALGSSGIEVMVGIPNDMLATVGGSMKAAEKWVSKNVSDHVTNHNVNIRYVAVGNEPFLSTYNGTFLKSTFPALQNIQAALVKAGLATRIKVTVPQNADVYGSGTSGVPSSGDFRPDIHDYIIKITKFLNDNGSPFTVNIYPFISVYLSPDFPFEYAFFDGNGAPLIDGGTTYTNMFDANFDTLVWSLQKNGFENMGIIVGEIGWPSDGDRNANNQNAQRFMQGFMTHIAGNKGTPMRTGPIDAYLFSLIDEDDKSIQPGNFERHWGVFYYDGQPKYKLNLGTNTSNSGDLVPATNVKYLQRKWCVMKDSARLDDPSIAQSVSYACALADCTSLGYGTSCGELDARGNISYAFNSYYQKNDQQDVACKFPNVSMVTKEDPSTGTCRFAIMIEPYFGGSNRYIGSIVNLILGLVLFLILVW; translated from the exons ATGgcttttttagtttattgtcAAGTGTGTTTGATATCAATAATCTTGATTCCATTCATGTGTTGGGTGGAATCAGTGAATGGAATTGGGGCTAATTGGGGTACACAATTATCTCATCCACTACCACCAAACACAGTAGTGAAGTTGCTTATTGATAATGGAATACAAAAGGTGAAGCTTTTTGATGCAGATTATGGTGTATTAAGAGCTTTGGGAAGCTCTGGAATTGAAGTTATGGTTGGTATTCCTAATGATATGCTTGCTACTGTTGGAGGTAGTATGAAAGCTGCTGAAAAATGGGTTTCTAAAAATGTTTCTGATCATGTCACTAATCATAATGTTAATATCAG GTACGTTGCAGTCGGGAATGAACCATTTTTATCAACTTATAACGGGACTTTTCTCAAATCCACATTCCCAGCTCTCCAAAACATCCAAGCTGCGCTTGTAAAAGCTGGACTTGCCACCAGAATCAAAGTCACTGTCCCACAAAATGCAGATGTTTATGGGAGTGGTACAAGTGGGGTCCCATCAAGCGGTGATTTTCGGCCTGATATCCATGATTACATTATCAAAATCACAAAGTTCTTGAATGATAACGGATCACCCTTCACTGTCAACATCTACCCATTCATAAGCGTATACCTCAGCCCCGATTTCCCGTTTGAGTATGCTTTCTTTGATGGGAATGGAGCTCCTCTTATCGATGGTGGAACTACATACACGAACATGTTTGATGCCAACTTTGATACCCTTGTGTGGTCCCTACAGAAGAATGGGTTCGAAAATATGGGAATCATAGTAGGTGAGATTGGATGGCCTAGTGATGGAGACCGAAACGCTAATAATCAGAATGCTCAACGGTTCATGCAAGGGTTCATGACTCATATAGCTGGTAATAAAGGGACCCCAATGAGAACAGGCCCGATTGATGCTtatttgtttagtttaattGACGAGGATGACAAAAGTATCCAGCCTGGAAACTTTGAAAGACATTGGGGAGTGTTTTACTATGATGGACaaccaaaatataaattaaaccttGGAACCAACACTTCCAATTCTGGTGATCTGGTTCCCGCCACAAATGTTAAGTATTTGCAGAGAAAATGGTGTGTGATGAAGGACTCGGCTAGGTTGGATGATCCATCAATCGCACAGTCAGTGAGCTATGCATGTGCCCTAGCAGATTGCACGAGCCTCGGGTATGGAACCTCTTGTGGGGAATTAGACGCTAGAGGAAACATTTCATATGCTTTCAATAGTTATTATCAAAAAAATGATCAACAAGATGTAGCATGCAAGTTTCCTAATGTTTCAATGGTTACCAAAGAAGACCCTTCCACCGGGACATGTCGGTTCGCGATTATGATTGAaccatattttggtggttcaaatCGGTACATTGGCTCGATTGTGAACTTAATCTTGGGCTTGGTTCTGTTTCTTATCTTGGTTTGGTAA